The Brassica napus cultivar Da-Ae chromosome C7, Da-Ae, whole genome shotgun sequence genome has a segment encoding these proteins:
- the LOC111212363 gene encoding protein GLUTAMINE DUMPER 1-like: MRLLSVRSNSEDVAMHATSGSSSASVNHGTVPQSPWHSPVPYLFGGLAAMLGLIAFALLILACSYWRHSGEEGGRNGGEVDEEKESRSGDKVASGAYEEKFLVIMAGENLPRFLATPTVKKCTCGVQEGKMVISQEDNVVAEEEKQMGEGEAKVKDTGEPTTSH, encoded by the coding sequence ATGAGACTGTTGAGCGTCAGATCGAACTCAGAAGATGTGGCGATGCACGCAACGTCAGGATCGTCTTCAGCTTCCGTGAATCACGGTACGGTACCGCAGTCGCCGTGGCACTCACCGGTTCCATACCTCTTCGGCGGTTTAGCGGCGATGCTTGGACTCATAGCCTTTGCTCTTCTTATCCTCGCCTGCTCTTACTGGCGCCATTCCGGCGAAGAAGGTGGTCGGAACGGCGGGGAAGTGGACGAAGAGAAAGAGAGTCGGTCTGGGGACAAGGTGGCGAGCGGAGCATACGAGGAGAAGTTTCTAGTCATTATGGCCGGAGAAAATTTGCCGAGGTTTCTCGCGACGCCGACGGTGAAAAAGTGTACGTGCGGTGTTCAGGAGGGTAAAATGGTAATTTCTCAGGAGGATAATGTTGTTGCTGAAGAGGAGAAGCAGATGGGAGAAGGTGAAGCGAAGGTGAAAGATACAGGAGAACCAACAACAAGTCACTaa